From Choloepus didactylus isolate mChoDid1 chromosome 19, mChoDid1.pri, whole genome shotgun sequence, one genomic window encodes:
- the HNF4A gene encoding hepatocyte nuclear factor 4-alpha isoform X1, producing MRLSKTLVDMDMADYSAALDPAYTTLEFENVQVLTMGHDTSPSEGANLNAPNSLGVSALCAICGDRATGKHYGASSCDGCKGFFRRSVRKNHMYSCRFSRQCVVDKDKRNQCRYCRLKKCFRAGMKKEAVQNERDRISTRRSSYEDSSLPSINVLLQAEVLSQQMTSPISGINGDIRAKKIASIADVCESMKEQLLVLVEWAKYIPAFCELPLDDQVALLRAHAGEHLLLGATKRSMVFKDVLLLGNDYIVPRHCPELAEMSRVSVRILDELVTPFQELQIDDNEYACLKAIIFFDPDAKGLSDPGKIKRLRSQVQVSLEDYINDRQYDSRGRFGELLLLLPTLQSITWQMIEQIQFIKLFGMAKIDNLLQEMLLGGSSSDAPHAHHPLHPHLMQEHMATNVIVANTMPAHLSNGQMCEWPRPRGQAATPETPQPSPPGGSGSEPYKLLPGAISTIVKPPSAIPQPTITKQEVI from the exons ATGCGCCTCTCCAAAACCCTCGTCGACATGGACATGGCCGACTACAGTGCTGCGCTGGACCCAGCCTACACCACCCTGGAGTTCGAGAATGTGCAGGTGTTGACAATGGGCCATG ACACGTCCCCGTCAGAAGGTGCCAACCTCAATGCACCCAACAGCCTGGGTGTCAGCGCCCTGTGTGCCATCTGCGGGGACCGGGCCACGGGGAAGCACTATGGGGCCTCGAGCTGCGACGGCTGCAAGGGCTTCTTCCGGAGGAGCGTCAGGAAGAACCACATGTACTCCTGCAG ATTTAGCCGGCAGTGCGTGGTGGACAAAGACAAGAGGAACCAGTGCCGCTACTGCAGGCTCAAGAAGTGTTTCCGGGCCGGCATGAAGAAGGAAG CCGTCCAAAATGAGCGGGACCGGATCAGTACTCGCAGGTCCAGCTATGAAGACAGCAGCCTGCCCTCCATCAATGTGCTCCTGCAGGCTGAGGTCCTGTCCCAGCAG ATGACCTCCCCCATCTCCGGGATCAACGGCGACATCCGGGCCAAGAAGATCGCCAGCATCGCAGACGTGTGTGAGTCCATGAAGGAGCAGCTGCTGGTGCTCGTGGAGTGGGCCAAGTACATCCCAGCCTTCTGTGAGCTCCCCCTAGACGACCAG GTGGCCCTGCTCAGAGCCCATGCTGGCGAGCACCTGCTGCTTGGAGCCACCAAGCGATCCATGGTGTTCAAGGATGTGCTGCTGCTAG GCAATGACTACATTGTCCCCCGGCACTGCCCGGAACTGGCGGAAATGAGCCGGGTGTCCGTGCGCATCCTCGATGAGCTGGTGACGCCCTTCCAGGAGCTGCAGATTGATGACAACGAGTATGCCTGCCTCAAAGCCATCATCTTCTTCGACCCAG ACGCCAAGGGGCTGAGCGACCCGGGCAAGATCAAGCGGCTGCGTTCCCAGGTGCAGGTGAGCCTGGAGGACTACATCAACGACCGCCAGTACGACTCTCGCGGCCGCTTCGgcgagctgctgctgctgctgcccacgCTGCAGAGCATCACCTGGCAGATGATCGAGCAGATCCAGTTCATCAAGCTCTTCGGCATGGCCAAGATCGACAACCTGCTGCAGGAGATGCTGCTGGGAG GGTCCTCCAGTGATGCACCCCACGCCCACCACCCCCTGCATCCTCACCTGATGCAGGAACACATGGCCACCAACGTCATTGTCGCCAACACGATGCCTGCTCACCTCAGCAATGGACAGATGTGTGAGTGGCCCCGTCCCAGGGGGCAGGCAG CCACCCCTGAGACTCCACAGCCCTCACCACCAGGTGGTTCAGGTTCTGAGCCCTACAAGCTCCTGCCAGGAGCCATCTCCACAATCGTCAAGCCCCCGTCTGCCATCCCCCAGCCGACCATCACCAAGCAGGAGGTCATCTAG
- the HNF4A gene encoding hepatocyte nuclear factor 4-alpha isoform X2 produces the protein MRLSKTLVDMDMADYSAALDPAYTTLEFENVQVLTMGHDTSPSEGANLNAPNSLGVSALCAICGDRATGKHYGASSCDGCKGFFRRSVRKNHMYSCRFSRQCVVDKDKRNQCRYCRLKKCFRAGMKKEAVQNERDRISTRRSSYEDSSLPSINVLLQAEVLSQQMTSPISGINGDIRAKKIASIADVCESMKEQLLVLVEWAKYIPAFCELPLDDQVALLRAHAGEHLLLGATKRSMVFKDVLLLGNDYIVPRHCPELAEMSRVSVRILDELVTPFQELQIDDNEYACLKAIIFFDPDAKGLSDPGKIKRLRSQVQVSLEDYINDRQYDSRGRFGELLLLLPTLQSITWQMIEQIQFIKLFGMAKIDNLLQEMLLGGSSSDAPHAHHPLHPHLMQEHMATNVIVANTMPAHLSNGQMSTPETPQPSPPGGSGSEPYKLLPGAISTIVKPPSAIPQPTITKQEVI, from the exons ATGCGCCTCTCCAAAACCCTCGTCGACATGGACATGGCCGACTACAGTGCTGCGCTGGACCCAGCCTACACCACCCTGGAGTTCGAGAATGTGCAGGTGTTGACAATGGGCCATG ACACGTCCCCGTCAGAAGGTGCCAACCTCAATGCACCCAACAGCCTGGGTGTCAGCGCCCTGTGTGCCATCTGCGGGGACCGGGCCACGGGGAAGCACTATGGGGCCTCGAGCTGCGACGGCTGCAAGGGCTTCTTCCGGAGGAGCGTCAGGAAGAACCACATGTACTCCTGCAG ATTTAGCCGGCAGTGCGTGGTGGACAAAGACAAGAGGAACCAGTGCCGCTACTGCAGGCTCAAGAAGTGTTTCCGGGCCGGCATGAAGAAGGAAG CCGTCCAAAATGAGCGGGACCGGATCAGTACTCGCAGGTCCAGCTATGAAGACAGCAGCCTGCCCTCCATCAATGTGCTCCTGCAGGCTGAGGTCCTGTCCCAGCAG ATGACCTCCCCCATCTCCGGGATCAACGGCGACATCCGGGCCAAGAAGATCGCCAGCATCGCAGACGTGTGTGAGTCCATGAAGGAGCAGCTGCTGGTGCTCGTGGAGTGGGCCAAGTACATCCCAGCCTTCTGTGAGCTCCCCCTAGACGACCAG GTGGCCCTGCTCAGAGCCCATGCTGGCGAGCACCTGCTGCTTGGAGCCACCAAGCGATCCATGGTGTTCAAGGATGTGCTGCTGCTAG GCAATGACTACATTGTCCCCCGGCACTGCCCGGAACTGGCGGAAATGAGCCGGGTGTCCGTGCGCATCCTCGATGAGCTGGTGACGCCCTTCCAGGAGCTGCAGATTGATGACAACGAGTATGCCTGCCTCAAAGCCATCATCTTCTTCGACCCAG ACGCCAAGGGGCTGAGCGACCCGGGCAAGATCAAGCGGCTGCGTTCCCAGGTGCAGGTGAGCCTGGAGGACTACATCAACGACCGCCAGTACGACTCTCGCGGCCGCTTCGgcgagctgctgctgctgctgcccacgCTGCAGAGCATCACCTGGCAGATGATCGAGCAGATCCAGTTCATCAAGCTCTTCGGCATGGCCAAGATCGACAACCTGCTGCAGGAGATGCTGCTGGGAG GGTCCTCCAGTGATGCACCCCACGCCCACCACCCCCTGCATCCTCACCTGATGCAGGAACACATGGCCACCAACGTCATTGTCGCCAACACGATGCCTGCTCACCTCAGCAATGGACAGATGT CCACCCCTGAGACTCCACAGCCCTCACCACCAGGTGGTTCAGGTTCTGAGCCCTACAAGCTCCTGCCAGGAGCCATCTCCACAATCGTCAAGCCCCCGTCTGCCATCCCCCAGCCGACCATCACCAAGCAGGAGGTCATCTAG